In Arthrobacter sp. CDRTa11, one DNA window encodes the following:
- a CDS encoding flavin monoamine oxidase family protein, with the protein MTIATELPASDPSSTSSGLATAPSPGPGEYGVPAEPITMLNPDFPFSYDHYLAHPAGLGAVPPELYGTEVAVVGAGLSGLVTAYELMKLGLRPVVYEADQIGGRLRTANFPSAPGVVADLGGMRFPVSGKAFYHYVDLLGLDTQDFPNPLAPVTSSTVIELAGRKHYAETAQDLPPFFREVADAWKAAVNDGAKFSEMQEAIRARDTARIKEIWNELLPLMDEQTFYGFIAGSESFKEAGFAHREAFGQVGFGTGGWDTDFPNSILEILRVVYTDADDQHRLITGGAQRLPEALWHHTPSGMAHWPDGTSLASLHSGSPRGAVGKISRDAGGDLRIRERWGREATYPAVVTTCQSWLLSTRIHTEEALFPAELWTAIERSHYMQSSKTFVMVDRPFWKDIDPETGREVLSMTLTDRLNRATYLLDDGPDKPAVILLSYTWNDDALKWLALDADERVELMLHSLEQIYPRVDIASHIVGQPITVSWEADPNFMGAFKANLPGHYRYQQRLFSHFKQDRLPESQRGIFLAGDDVSFTAGWAEGAVTTGLNAVWGVVNHLGGSSALGNPGPGELLDAIGPISLD; encoded by the coding sequence ATGACCATCGCCACCGAACTGCCGGCCTCCGACCCGTCAAGTACTTCTTCAGGACTGGCTACAGCCCCTTCGCCCGGCCCCGGCGAATATGGTGTCCCGGCAGAGCCCATCACCATGCTGAACCCGGACTTTCCCTTCAGCTACGACCACTACCTGGCGCATCCGGCCGGCCTGGGAGCTGTTCCGCCCGAGCTTTACGGCACCGAGGTGGCAGTTGTCGGCGCCGGACTGTCCGGCCTGGTGACCGCGTACGAGCTGATGAAACTGGGCCTGCGCCCCGTTGTCTACGAGGCAGACCAGATCGGCGGCCGGCTGCGTACCGCCAACTTCCCGTCCGCTCCGGGGGTAGTGGCTGACCTCGGCGGGATGAGGTTCCCCGTGTCCGGCAAGGCCTTCTACCACTACGTGGACCTGCTGGGCCTGGACACCCAGGACTTCCCCAACCCGTTGGCGCCGGTAACGTCCAGCACGGTGATCGAGCTGGCCGGCCGGAAACACTACGCCGAGACTGCCCAGGACCTGCCGCCGTTTTTCCGCGAAGTGGCCGACGCGTGGAAGGCTGCCGTGAACGACGGCGCGAAGTTCAGCGAGATGCAGGAAGCCATCCGCGCACGGGACACTGCCCGGATCAAGGAGATCTGGAACGAGCTCCTGCCCCTCATGGATGAACAGACCTTCTATGGATTCATCGCCGGCAGCGAGTCCTTCAAGGAAGCAGGCTTCGCACACCGCGAGGCATTCGGCCAGGTGGGCTTCGGCACTGGCGGCTGGGACACCGACTTCCCCAACTCCATCCTCGAAATCCTCCGGGTTGTCTATACGGACGCTGACGACCAGCACCGGCTCATCACCGGTGGAGCGCAAAGGCTTCCCGAGGCACTGTGGCACCATACGCCGTCGGGCATGGCGCACTGGCCGGACGGAACATCCCTGGCGTCCCTCCATTCAGGCTCGCCCCGCGGCGCCGTCGGAAAAATCAGCCGCGACGCCGGCGGTGACCTTCGGATCCGTGAGCGGTGGGGCCGCGAAGCCACGTACCCGGCCGTGGTGACCACCTGCCAGTCCTGGCTGCTGTCCACGCGCATCCACACCGAGGAAGCCCTGTTCCCGGCGGAGCTGTGGACCGCCATCGAGCGCTCGCACTACATGCAGTCCTCCAAGACCTTTGTGATGGTGGACCGGCCCTTCTGGAAGGACATCGATCCGGAGACCGGACGCGAGGTTCTGTCCATGACCCTGACAGACCGGCTCAACAGGGCCACGTACCTCCTGGACGACGGCCCCGACAAGCCGGCCGTAATCCTGCTCTCCTACACCTGGAACGATGACGCCCTTAAATGGCTGGCGCTGGACGCGGACGAACGCGTCGAGCTGATGCTGCATTCGCTGGAGCAGATCTACCCGCGGGTGGACATTGCGAGCCACATCGTGGGCCAGCCCATCACTGTCTCATGGGAGGCTGACCCCAACTTCATGGGGGCGTTCAAGGCGAACCTGCCCGGGCACTACCGCTACCAGCAGAGGCTGTTCAGCCACTTCAAGCAGGACAGGCTGCCAGAAAGCCAGCGCGGCATCTTCCTCGCCGGTGATGACGTGTCCTTCACGGCAGGCTGGGCGGAAGGCGCCGTCACCACCGGCCTGAATGCCGTGTGGGGCGTGGTGAACCACCTTGGCGGCTCATCCGCGCTTGGCAACCCCGGACCCGGCGAACTCCTGGACGCGATCGGTCCGATCAGCCTGGACTGA
- a CDS encoding gamma carbonic anhydrase family protein — translation MAPLYDFAGNTPAVHDSAFIAPTASIIGNASLAADSSAFYGVSVRADTAAISVGAGSNLQDNVVLHADPGFPCSVGARVSVGHAAVVHGCTVEDDCLIGMGATVLNGAVIGAGSLVAAGAVVLEGTVVPPRSLVAGVPAKVRRELSDEEFEGVKGNAARYVELARAHRELHAP, via the coding sequence ATGGCTCCTCTTTACGATTTTGCCGGGAACACTCCGGCCGTCCACGACTCCGCCTTTATTGCCCCCACGGCGTCGATCATCGGCAACGCCAGCCTTGCAGCGGACTCCAGCGCCTTTTATGGCGTCTCGGTTCGGGCTGACACCGCAGCAATCAGCGTGGGCGCGGGCAGCAACCTGCAGGACAACGTGGTCCTCCATGCGGACCCCGGGTTCCCCTGCAGCGTCGGCGCCCGGGTCAGCGTGGGCCACGCCGCCGTCGTCCATGGCTGCACGGTGGAGGATGACTGCCTGATCGGCATGGGCGCCACCGTCCTGAACGGGGCGGTCATCGGCGCCGGCTCCCTCGTGGCGGCCGGCGCCGTTGTCCTGGAAGGGACAGTGGTTCCGCCCCGCTCACTCGTGGCCGGAGTCCCCGCCAAGGTGCGGCGGGAACTCAGCGACGAGGAGTTCGAGGGCGTTAAGGGCAACGCGGCCCGCTACGTGGAGCTGGCCCGTGCCCATCGGGAACTGCACGCTCCGTAG
- a CDS encoding class I SAM-dependent methyltransferase, which produces MNSVVDPWTEEPGSEQRLAEFYNRLAASGIDDPMDPRRAEQRERFISTLKAEGRHDVLDVGCGTGIDGLKFVQAGIHYTGVDLAEGNVRLARAKGLDVSVASARRLPFPNGVFPAVWCMSTLVHIPDSDVDGVLRELVRVSAPGSPIAVGLWSGGDEELFNPADDVEPRRFFSRRTDGTVRDVFGRHGVIEEFITWPEGEGPESGPGAGAWTQHYQFLILRTPSSPTR; this is translated from the coding sequence ATGAACAGCGTGGTGGATCCGTGGACGGAGGAACCCGGCAGCGAGCAGCGCCTGGCGGAGTTCTATAACCGCCTCGCGGCCTCCGGCATTGACGATCCAATGGACCCGCGGAGGGCCGAACAGCGCGAACGCTTTATCAGCACCCTCAAGGCCGAAGGCCGCCACGACGTCCTTGACGTCGGTTGCGGCACAGGCATTGACGGCCTGAAGTTTGTCCAGGCAGGCATTCACTACACAGGCGTGGATCTCGCCGAGGGAAACGTCCGGCTGGCCAGGGCGAAGGGCCTGGACGTCTCGGTCGCGAGCGCGCGGCGGCTGCCCTTCCCTAATGGTGTGTTCCCCGCGGTGTGGTGCATGAGCACACTGGTGCATATCCCCGACAGCGACGTTGACGGCGTGCTGCGGGAGCTGGTGCGGGTCTCGGCACCCGGCTCGCCCATCGCCGTCGGCCTCTGGTCCGGAGGTGACGAGGAGCTGTTCAACCCCGCGGACGACGTCGAACCCCGCCGGTTCTTCAGCCGGCGAACAGACGGGACGGTACGCGATGTCTTTGGCCGACACGGCGTGATCGAGGAATTTATCACGTGGCCGGAGGGCGAAGGCCCGGAATCAGGTCCCGGCGCAGGGGCGTGGACCCAGCACTACCAGTTCCTCATCCTCCGCACCCCTTCTTCCCCCACTAGGTAG
- the purU gene encoding formyltetrahydrofolate deformylase → MTEEDLNQAYVVTLSCPDRPGIVHAVAGALLEAGCNITDSQQYGSPATGNFFMRVEVRTSASRAELQASLEPVAQSFGMQWSLNSVGQKVRTLLMASTSAHCLNDILFQQRSGTLPIEIPAIVSNHQDLAGLAEFYGVPFHYIPVTPDTKAQAEDKLRAIMAEHDVQLTVLARYMQIISDELCTELTGKAINIHHSFLPSFKGAKPYHQAHARGVKLIGATAHYVTAALDEGPIIEQEVIRVDHARTPEQFVQMGRDVEGRTLAQAVQWHAEHRVLLDGNRTVVFN, encoded by the coding sequence GTGACTGAAGAGGACCTGAACCAAGCGTACGTAGTAACCCTGTCCTGCCCCGACCGCCCCGGAATTGTCCACGCAGTGGCCGGCGCGCTGCTGGAGGCGGGCTGCAACATTACCGATTCGCAGCAATACGGCAGCCCCGCAACAGGCAACTTTTTTATGCGCGTGGAAGTCAGGACGTCAGCCTCCCGCGCCGAACTCCAGGCCTCCCTCGAGCCGGTGGCCCAGTCCTTCGGGATGCAGTGGAGCCTGAACTCCGTGGGCCAGAAAGTGCGGACCCTGCTGATGGCGAGCACGTCGGCGCACTGCCTCAACGACATCCTGTTCCAGCAGCGCTCCGGCACCCTGCCTATTGAGATCCCTGCGATCGTTTCCAACCACCAGGACCTGGCGGGGCTGGCCGAGTTCTATGGGGTTCCGTTCCACTACATCCCGGTCACGCCGGACACCAAGGCCCAGGCCGAAGACAAGCTGCGTGCCATCATGGCCGAACACGATGTGCAGCTGACGGTCCTTGCCCGCTACATGCAGATCATTTCCGATGAACTGTGCACGGAACTTACCGGCAAGGCCATCAACATCCACCACTCGTTCCTGCCGTCCTTCAAAGGCGCCAAGCCGTACCACCAGGCCCACGCCCGGGGTGTGAAGCTGATCGGCGCCACCGCGCACTATGTCACAGCAGCCCTGGACGAGGGACCCATCATCGAACAGGAAGTGATCCGGGTGGATCACGCACGCACCCCGGAGCAGTTCGTGCAGATGGGCCGTGACGTGGAGGGCCGCACCCTGGCCCAGGCCGTCCAATGGCATGCCGAGCACAGGGTCTTGCTGGACGGCAACCGCACCGTGGTCTTCAACTGA